In one Mesotoga sp. Brook.08.105.5.1 genomic region, the following are encoded:
- a CDS encoding cytoplasmic protein, producing the protein MERVTVTIEASMEGAVDSFLIRRHGDVESLKEAIVADDFERMGKIAEFMKNEGSCCGFDLISSLGAKLSFAASEKNRLAAEICVDILNWYMTRIRTEIFGEG; encoded by the coding sequence ATGGAGAGAGTGACGGTTACGATTGAAGCAAGTATGGAGGGTGCTGTTGACAGCTTCTTGATAAGAAGGCATGGTGACGTTGAATCCCTCAAAGAAGCAATTGTTGCCGATGATTTCGAAAGAATGGGGAAAATCGCCGAATTCATGAAGAATGAGGGCAGCTGTTGCGGTTTCGATCTCATCTCCTCATTGGGTGCAAAGCTCTCTTTTGCCGCTTCAGAGAAGAATAGACTGGCAGCCGAGATCTGTGTTGACATTCTCAACTGGTACATGACAAGAATAAGGACAGAGATATTCGGAGAGGGATAG
- the pdxA gene encoding 4-hydroxythreonine-4-phosphate dehydrogenase PdxA, producing the protein MLLKPMEKPVLPERLSGKPLIAITIGDPAGIGPEIVCKAIAHGEILEICRPVVIGDRKIIQREIYRNKLSLDITLVEGLNEEMESTSGNISLIDMGNADVLPDYGKICGGCGRAAYEYLEKAAELAQKGKISAITTAPINKMSIKAAGVPFAGHTEILGSLLGARDPLTMFEIAGELRVFFLSRHVSLMEACRMVKRDRIFDYIVRCDAALKQLDIEQRRPIGVAALNPHGGEGGLFGREELDEIIPAVELARQKGIDVLGPIGADSIFSMARRGAFSAVLSMYHDQGHIATKTLDFDRTVSITLGMPILRTSVDHGTAFDIAGRGIADPTNLIEAVKAAARYS; encoded by the coding sequence TTGCTTCTGAAACCTATGGAAAAGCCGGTTCTACCGGAAAGGCTTTCTGGAAAACCTTTGATAGCGATAACTATTGGCGACCCCGCAGGCATCGGCCCCGAGATCGTCTGTAAAGCTATAGCACACGGGGAAATCCTCGAGATCTGCAGGCCGGTTGTTATTGGGGACCGCAAGATCATTCAGCGAGAGATCTACAGAAATAAGCTGTCGCTTGACATAACTCTGGTTGAGGGCCTAAATGAAGAGATGGAATCAACTTCAGGCAATATCTCGTTGATTGACATGGGGAATGCTGATGTGCTACCCGATTACGGAAAGATCTGCGGTGGATGCGGAAGGGCCGCCTATGAATACCTCGAGAAGGCTGCGGAACTGGCGCAAAAGGGAAAGATTTCTGCAATTACGACTGCACCGATTAACAAAATGTCCATCAAGGCTGCAGGAGTTCCCTTTGCAGGACATACCGAGATTCTGGGCTCGCTATTGGGGGCGAGAGACCCGCTGACGATGTTTGAAATAGCCGGTGAGCTACGAGTCTTCTTTCTTTCCAGACACGTTTCACTTATGGAGGCCTGTCGCATGGTGAAGAGAGACAGAATATTCGATTATATAGTTAGATGTGACGCAGCCCTTAAGCAGCTGGACATCGAGCAGCGAAGGCCAATTGGTGTTGCAGCCTTGAACCCACATGGCGGAGAAGGTGGACTCTTCGGGCGCGAGGAACTCGATGAAATTATTCCCGCCGTTGAGCTAGCAAGGCAGAAAGGGATTGATGTCCTCGGACCGATAGGGGCAGACTCGATCTTCTCTATGGCAAGAAGAGGCGCATTTTCTGCAGTTCTCTCTATGTACCATGACCAGGGCCACATAGCAACGAAGACACTGGATTTCGATAGGACCGTATCGATTACCCTTGGAATGCCAATTCTGAGGACTTCCGTAGATCACGGAACGGCCTTCGACATTGCGGGAAGGGGAATTGCCGATCCCACGAATTTGATCGAAGCCGTTAAGGCCGCTGCCCGCTATTCATAA
- a CDS encoding hemolysin III family protein — MSTIEGRKLDPMVTSENSNEGFNAISHIVAAVLGLAGLVFLIVFSAIQGKWLHLVSFAIYGTTVVVSMTFSGLLHFFLWFRKYFKVFAILDHTAIYFLIAGTYTPFCLVVVGGWVGWTVFVIIWSLAILNVVLKSVFFSTMPLWLSMAGYLSMGWLSLALVYSVYIRLGLSAILLLLLGGAFYTVGAVIFIREKPNPFPGKFGNHELWHILVILGNLTFLMMMFFYVLPY; from the coding sequence GTGAGCACAATAGAAGGCCGAAAACTCGACCCCATGGTTACGAGCGAGAACTCAAATGAAGGATTCAATGCGATTAGTCATATAGTGGCAGCGGTTCTCGGACTTGCCGGGCTGGTGTTCTTGATAGTCTTCTCTGCTATTCAGGGTAAATGGTTACATCTTGTAAGCTTCGCGATATACGGGACAACCGTAGTCGTCTCAATGACCTTTAGCGGACTCCTTCACTTTTTCTTGTGGTTTAGAAAGTATTTCAAGGTCTTCGCTATCCTCGACCACACTGCGATATACTTTCTTATCGCCGGCACCTATACGCCTTTCTGTCTCGTTGTCGTCGGCGGTTGGGTTGGCTGGACGGTCTTCGTGATAATATGGAGTCTTGCCATCCTTAACGTCGTGCTGAAGTCGGTATTCTTTTCCACGATGCCCCTTTGGTTATCAATGGCGGGATACCTCTCAATGGGCTGGCTCTCGCTTGCGCTGGTTTACAGTGTGTATATAAGGTTGGGGCTTTCTGCCATCCTGTTGCTGCTTCTCGGCGGCGCCTTCTATACGGTTGGCGCAGTGATTTTCATAAGGGAGAAACCGAACCCATTTCCAGGGAAATTCGGAAACCATGAACTCTGGCATATTCTGGTCATACTCGGTAATCTCACCTTTCTCATGATGATGTTTTTCTATGTACTTCCATACTAA
- a CDS encoding DUF2089 domain-containing protein: MKYSISNCPVCGGKMTITEYKCDSCGTTIRGRFELDDIMKLSAEQLDYLKTFIKNRGNLSEVQKELDISYPTARNRLEDIVRAMGYQVVDKDREEASRILERLESGELQPDEALEMLRKVRKKK, from the coding sequence ATGAAATACTCAATTAGCAACTGTCCCGTCTGTGGAGGGAAGATGACGATCACAGAGTACAAGTGTGATAGTTGTGGCACAACGATTAGGGGAAGATTTGAGCTTGACGATATCATGAAGCTATCAGCCGAGCAGCTCGACTACCTGAAGACTTTCATCAAGAATAGAGGCAATCTATCCGAGGTTCAGAAGGAACTGGATATTTCCTATCCGACGGCTAGAAACAGACTCGAAGATATTGTTAGGGCAATGGGCTACCAGGTTGTCGACAAAGATAGGGAGGAGGCTTCAAGAATCCTTGAAAGACTTGAATCCGGAGAACTACAGCCAGATGAAGCCCTTGAGATGTTAAGAAAAGTCAGAAAAAAGAAGTAG
- a CDS encoding DUF4097 family beta strand repeat-containing protein, giving the protein MVVEKKFEFDSSGIEILKTTSASADLQIDLVEEGNVIAYVEVDSNDYVPEAERSGKKLTIRFQKGTNINIPFIKNLFDGGADVKNIRLLVPRSIQELDVNNASGDISITDFDLRGLKINNVSGDVKIENCSMNEFNFSTVSGDLTFVASNYRRGKFGSVSGDLNIKGLPPMERDTSVSTVSGDAIISYSDEPRFDATISSVSGDVSSDVGLVKVDKKHYRSGNGEPQEYLKMSSVSGDLIINAKYRGTPAKEVKVETAPKVSEERRSDRATVEENLQDQETKKILLLFKEGKLTKEYAVEMLGILGYSEKEIEEMLEVDEELKKLKDSVDVVMTEEDAESEESSEEPEAPEKPKST; this is encoded by the coding sequence ATGGTCGTGGAGAAAAAGTTTGAATTCGACAGCTCGGGTATTGAGATTTTGAAGACAACCTCGGCTAGCGCGGATCTTCAGATCGACCTTGTTGAAGAGGGAAATGTGATTGCGTACGTCGAAGTGGATTCGAACGATTATGTTCCCGAAGCCGAAAGGTCAGGAAAGAAGCTTACGATAAGATTCCAGAAGGGTACTAACATCAATATTCCTTTTATAAAGAATCTCTTTGACGGCGGAGCGGATGTCAAGAATATAAGGCTTCTGGTGCCAAGAAGCATCCAGGAACTTGATGTAAACAACGCTTCCGGCGACATAAGTATTACTGATTTTGATCTTAGAGGCCTTAAGATAAACAACGTCAGCGGTGATGTCAAGATAGAGAACTGTTCGATGAACGAGTTCAATTTCAGCACAGTAAGCGGAGACTTGACATTCGTCGCTTCGAACTACCGAAGGGGTAAATTCGGCTCAGTTTCTGGCGATCTGAACATAAAGGGGCTTCCTCCGATGGAAAGAGACACAAGTGTTTCTACGGTAAGCGGGGATGCAATTATCTCTTATTCCGATGAGCCAAGATTTGATGCCACTATCTCATCGGTAAGCGGTGATGTCTCCTCTGACGTAGGACTTGTTAAAGTAGACAAGAAGCATTACAGGTCGGGAAACGGAGAGCCACAGGAATATCTGAAAATGAGCAGCGTGTCGGGAGATCTCATTATAAATGCCAAGTACAGGGGAACGCCTGCCAAAGAAGTCAAGGTTGAGACGGCACCAAAGGTTTCGGAAGAGCGAAGATCCGATCGAGCGACCGTGGAAGAGAATCTCCAGGATCAGGAGACCAAGAAGATACTTCTGCTTTTCAAAGAAGGGAAACTTACGAAAGAGTATGCTGTCGAGATGCTGGGAATACTTGGATACTCCGAAAAGGAGATTGAAGAGATGCTAGAAGTCGACGAGGAGCTTAAGAAGCTTAAAGACTCAGTAGATGTAGTAATGACAGAGGAAGATGCTGAAAGCGAAGAGTCTTCCGAAGAGCCAGAGGCACCTGAAAAACCGAAATCGACCTGA
- a CDS encoding nicotinate phosphoribosyltransferase, whose translation MRAGYYSDKYFTRLVEVLKKADKKSRVLYQLFPRRDATIVGIDEALAILRFGTGYYSNEEEAKRLFEEVLEIEKEVNHAAWEMNRHGLVELTARKWDLKMKLNDLWVDKWPELEVRALYDGDEAKDMEPVMTIEGDPRYFSYLETILLGVIARASSTATAVKSVVKAARGKEILFFSARFDHFWTQATDGYAALKAGAFGVSTDANADYWGVESMGTIPHALIAVYKGDTAEAAMAFDRYIEGGVNRIILVDWDNDVIGTSVDCVARTYKAETGEDFVPGKTDPSVVIGPGKGKIWGVRFDTSGSLRDVSVVPKDASSLGVCPELVWRARREFDRCGMKDLKIVVSGGFTAEKIDLFEKLNVPADVYGVGSSLLKNKLDFTADIVEVEGKPCAKVGRGKKDAPGLERVESNYWNNDKEERC comes from the coding sequence ATGAGAGCCGGATACTATTCTGACAAATACTTCACGAGACTTGTCGAAGTCCTCAAAAAGGCAGATAAGAAATCAAGGGTGTTATACCAGCTCTTCCCGAGAAGAGACGCGACAATAGTGGGAATTGACGAAGCGCTCGCCATTCTTCGTTTTGGGACCGGTTATTACTCGAATGAAGAAGAGGCGAAGAGGCTCTTCGAAGAGGTATTAGAGATTGAGAAGGAAGTCAACCACGCAGCCTGGGAGATGAATCGGCATGGACTGGTGGAGCTGACCGCTCGAAAATGGGATCTGAAGATGAAGCTGAATGATCTCTGGGTTGACAAATGGCCAGAACTCGAAGTTCGCGCCTTGTATGATGGTGATGAAGCAAAGGATATGGAACCTGTTATGACGATAGAAGGCGACCCCAGATATTTCTCGTATCTCGAAACCATATTGCTGGGTGTTATTGCGAGAGCCTCCTCAACTGCGACTGCCGTCAAGTCCGTCGTGAAGGCAGCCAGAGGCAAGGAGATACTCTTCTTCAGCGCGCGATTCGATCATTTCTGGACTCAGGCAACGGACGGATACGCGGCGCTCAAGGCCGGGGCCTTCGGAGTCTCTACCGATGCGAATGCAGATTACTGGGGCGTTGAGAGCATGGGGACGATACCTCACGCGCTTATCGCAGTATATAAAGGCGATACGGCCGAGGCCGCAATGGCTTTCGATCGTTACATAGAGGGCGGAGTCAATCGAATAATCTTGGTCGATTGGGACAACGACGTAATCGGAACTTCGGTCGATTGCGTTGCCCGCACTTACAAGGCCGAGACCGGTGAGGATTTCGTACCTGGCAAGACCGACCCTTCGGTTGTTATAGGTCCGGGAAAGGGAAAGATATGGGGCGTGAGATTCGATACGTCTGGCAGTTTGAGAGACGTTTCGGTCGTCCCGAAAGACGCTTCCTCCCTGGGAGTCTGTCCCGAACTGGTCTGGAGGGCTAGAAGGGAATTCGACAGGTGCGGAATGAAAGATTTGAAGATAGTCGTCTCGGGCGGTTTCACGGCGGAGAAGATAGATCTCTTCGAAAAGCTCAATGTTCCAGCAGATGTTTACGGAGTTGGTTCGTCTCTACTGAAAAACAAGCTGGACTTCACGGCAGATATCGTGGAGGTCGAAGGAAAACCCTGCGCAAAAGTCGGGAGAGGGAAGAAAGATGCTCCAGGATTGGAAAGAGTAGAGAGCAACTATTGGAACAACGATAAAGAGGAGAGGTGTTGA
- the pdxS gene encoding pyridoxal 5'-phosphate synthase lyase subunit PdxS, with product MEAKGTWTVKKGFAEMFKNGVIMDVTNPEQAKIAQDAGATAVMALERVPADIRKEGGVARMAKIGLIKEIMDSVTIPVMAKARIGHIAEAKILEAIGVDFIDESEVLTPADDRYHIDKRIFTVPFVCGARNLGEAVRRIAEGAAMIRTKGEAGTGNIIEAVKHMRTVNEEVRKVQMMNDAELVHYGKEIGAPVEILSQVRELGRLPVVNFAAGGVATPADAALMMMLGCDGVFVGSGVFKSKDPARMAKAIVEAVLHYDNPEKLAEISEDVGDAMDGLEIGTLEVRMEERGW from the coding sequence ATGGAAGCAAAGGGAACCTGGACAGTGAAAAAAGGGTTCGCTGAAATGTTCAAGAACGGCGTAATCATGGACGTCACGAATCCCGAGCAGGCAAAGATAGCTCAGGATGCCGGCGCCACGGCAGTAATGGCTCTTGAGAGAGTACCGGCAGATATAAGAAAAGAAGGCGGAGTAGCCCGGATGGCCAAAATTGGCCTTATCAAAGAGATAATGGATTCCGTTACGATTCCAGTCATGGCTAAGGCAAGGATCGGCCATATCGCCGAAGCGAAGATCCTTGAAGCCATCGGAGTTGACTTCATAGATGAATCTGAAGTCCTTACACCGGCTGATGACAGATATCACATAGACAAGCGGATATTCACCGTTCCCTTCGTCTGTGGAGCCAGAAATCTCGGCGAGGCGGTTAGGAGAATCGCAGAGGGAGCCGCGATGATTCGTACAAAAGGAGAGGCCGGTACCGGTAATATCATCGAAGCCGTCAAGCACATGAGAACGGTCAATGAAGAAGTCAGAAAGGTTCAGATGATGAATGATGCCGAGCTCGTCCACTACGGAAAGGAGATCGGTGCGCCTGTCGAAATCCTCAGTCAGGTAAGAGAACTGGGAAGGCTTCCCGTCGTCAATTTCGCCGCAGGAGGAGTAGCCACGCCGGCTGACGCTGCGCTCATGATGATGCTCGGCTGTGATGGAGTCTTTGTCGGCTCGGGAGTCTTCAAATCCAAAGACCCTGCAAGAATGGCTAAGGCAATAGTGGAAGCAGTTCTGCACTATGATAACCCCGAAAAGCTAGCCGAAATCTCTGAAGACGTTGGGGATGCCATGGACGGTCTCGAGATCGGGACTCTCGAAGTCCGGATGGAAGAAAGAGGCTGGTAA
- the pdxT gene encoding pyridoxal 5'-phosphate synthase glutaminase subunit PdxT: MKIGVLGIQGAIQEHLLALNSAGAEAIWVKDSKELSSVKALVMPGGESTTMIRLLKRFEMWELLKERLKSGMPAFATCAGMILLSKAIENVSNQDSLSALDISVKRNGYGRQINSFEADIQIDEIGAEPFRAVFIRAPKIESTGREVAVLASYDGSPVLVRQNRVIAASFHPELTDDLRIHKYFLEIAESVK; the protein is encoded by the coding sequence TTGAAAATAGGAGTTCTCGGAATTCAGGGTGCAATTCAGGAACATCTTTTGGCTCTGAATAGTGCGGGGGCGGAAGCTATTTGGGTGAAGGATTCAAAGGAGCTATCTTCCGTCAAAGCACTGGTTATGCCTGGTGGCGAATCTACCACGATGATCAGACTCCTGAAGAGATTTGAGATGTGGGAGCTTCTTAAGGAGAGGTTGAAGAGCGGAATGCCTGCCTTCGCTACTTGCGCGGGCATGATTCTCCTCTCGAAGGCTATCGAAAACGTCTCTAATCAGGACTCTTTAAGCGCTCTGGATATTAGTGTGAAAAGGAATGGATACGGAAGACAGATCAACAGTTTCGAGGCCGATATCCAGATAGATGAGATCGGTGCGGAACCGTTTAGAGCTGTATTCATAAGGGCTCCGAAGATTGAATCAACAGGAAGAGAAGTGGCAGTTCTTGCAAGCTACGATGGCTCGCCTGTACTTGTTAGGCAGAACAGAGTGATAGCCGCTTCCTTTCATCCCGAACTGACAGATGATCTGAGAATTCACAAGTATTTTCTCGAGATAGCAGAGTCAGTCAAATAG
- a CDS encoding class II glutamine amidotransferase encodes MCRMLAFKAVEDIDTSWIFALLSSISEKGISSPHRDGWGYAVRGEGRETFNSSGAIFESDVKLPICRVGIIHSRKASKGYTVNLEHVHPFYSTVRGRNYAFCHNGTIYDFASDEGTTDTQRYFEILVGNLERYEPKTALEITSGFVAANYKYTSINAFLTDYENVWAIRQNSERDDTEHALFLYERDGVRIVASEPIEKFGALQGSSIEIKNGESVIL; translated from the coding sequence ATGTGCAGAATGCTGGCCTTCAAAGCAGTTGAAGATATCGACACAAGCTGGATATTCGCCCTTCTAAGCAGCATCTCCGAGAAGGGAATCTCAAGTCCTCACAGAGACGGCTGGGGTTATGCCGTGCGCGGCGAAGGAAGAGAGACATTCAATAGCTCGGGCGCGATCTTTGAGAGTGATGTGAAGTTGCCGATTTGCAGAGTGGGCATAATCCACTCGAGAAAGGCATCGAAGGGATACACAGTCAATCTAGAGCATGTACATCCCTTCTATTCAACCGTTAGGGGAAGGAATTACGCCTTCTGTCACAACGGTACGATTTATGATTTTGCAAGTGACGAAGGAACTACAGATACCCAGAGATACTTCGAAATACTCGTCGGTAATCTTGAGCGGTATGAGCCGAAGACAGCTCTAGAAATCACATCGGGCTTCGTGGCTGCCAACTATAAGTACACATCCATTAACGCTTTTCTTACTGACTATGAGAACGTATGGGCCATAAGACAGAATTCCGAGAGAGATGACACGGAACACGCCCTGTTCCTCTATGAGAGGGATGGAGTAAGAATAGTGGCAAGCGAACCCATAGAAAAATTCGGAGCTTTGCAGGGGAGCTCCATAGAGATAAAGAACGGCGAATCTGTCATATTGTGA
- a CDS encoding dihydrodipicolinate synthase family protein, whose product MRRLLEGVGVAPLTPMNDDGSCVDYNAIKSYVDFLAEKGVDGMFVLGTTGEGTSLPLAERKKTLESFLEANKGRMTVVSHCGAAVLEDIIELLKHSKECGADAAAVVSPFFFNHKQEELFSFYDKIAEAVSDFPLYIYNIPSLTKNPVSVDVIARLHEKHKNIVGLKDSSGDFVNSLTVIQALPSTFSTVVGCDAAFVSVLIAGARGCVSGPGAVFPEFFVKVRDAVKDGDFDKAFDYQKALTKLTMAVGNGANIPYMKHVLERRGLKMGGVKTPLKNLTDAEIELLDNNLVAVMHEIGIDF is encoded by the coding sequence GTGAGAAGATTACTTGAAGGGGTCGGTGTAGCTCCGCTGACTCCGATGAATGATGATGGTTCCTGTGTTGACTACAATGCAATAAAGTCTTATGTAGACTTCCTGGCTGAGAAAGGTGTCGACGGAATGTTTGTGCTCGGCACGACCGGTGAGGGGACGTCCCTCCCATTGGCGGAAAGAAAGAAGACTCTAGAGTCGTTCCTCGAGGCAAACAAAGGGAGAATGACGGTTGTTTCTCATTGTGGAGCTGCAGTGCTTGAAGATATTATCGAACTGCTAAAACACTCAAAGGAATGTGGAGCAGATGCGGCAGCAGTAGTTTCGCCTTTCTTTTTCAACCACAAGCAGGAGGAGCTCTTCAGTTTCTACGACAAGATAGCGGAAGCTGTTAGCGACTTTCCTCTGTACATTTACAACATTCCCTCTCTAACAAAAAACCCGGTGAGTGTCGATGTAATTGCCAGACTCCACGAAAAACATAAGAATATAGTCGGTTTGAAAGACAGCAGCGGCGATTTCGTGAATTCGTTGACCGTGATTCAGGCTCTGCCGTCGACGTTCAGTACGGTCGTTGGATGCGATGCGGCTTTCGTATCCGTTCTAATCGCCGGAGCCAGAGGCTGTGTTTCAGGCCCCGGAGCAGTCTTTCCGGAATTCTTCGTCAAGGTCCGCGATGCAGTGAAAGATGGTGACTTCGACAAGGCATTTGATTATCAGAAGGCTTTGACAAAGCTGACGATGGCAGTGGGAAACGGCGCGAATATTCCATACATGAAACATGTTCTAGAAAGAAGGGGTTTGAAAATGGGAGGAGTCAAGACACCTCTGAAAAACCTCACAGATGCGGAAATAGAATTACTTGACAATAATCTTGTTGCCGTTATGCATGAGATAGGCATTGATTTCTAG
- a CDS encoding pyridoxal phosphate-dependent aminotransferase, with amino-acid sequence MKFQLESSKLEFFRPDAFGFINGLKKEPPKQKMINLSIGAPNRPTPKWIVEVMKENLSNPAYHTYPPQHGAPELLEGVANWYKKRFGVTVKPEENVLVTVGIKEAIFNALHALVNAGDSILVPDPGYPTYFEAVLFTGGKLITYDGDVDPIATLGEIESLARLHKPKMVIVNYPSNPTGRVASKEYYERLSELSCKYGFVVMSDLAYSEIAFDGLEVNSYFEAQQNLELGLEYFAFSKTYNMAGWRVGAIVAEKRLLDAVKLYKSKIDSNVFYPIQLAAAAALKSTPDSYYRELRGIYQGRRDAIIEGLKASGLTFTAPQGAMYVWVSTPEGTDPWSFTEKLYREYGILVVPGTAYGANGSRKVRMGLVQELEVMKEAARRLAEGRSW; translated from the coding sequence ATGAAGTTTCAGCTCGAGTCTTCAAAGCTTGAGTTTTTCAGGCCCGATGCCTTTGGATTCATAAATGGCCTGAAGAAAGAACCACCAAAGCAGAAAATGATCAACCTTTCAATAGGTGCCCCGAACAGGCCCACCCCGAAATGGATAGTGGAGGTAATGAAGGAGAACCTGTCAAACCCGGCCTACCACACTTACCCGCCGCAGCATGGTGCTCCTGAACTATTGGAAGGTGTTGCAAACTGGTACAAGAAACGCTTCGGAGTAACTGTCAAGCCCGAAGAGAACGTGCTCGTTACGGTGGGAATCAAAGAGGCGATTTTCAATGCGCTTCATGCTTTGGTAAACGCAGGCGATTCGATCCTTGTTCCCGATCCCGGTTATCCAACCTATTTCGAAGCTGTTCTTTTCACCGGCGGGAAGCTTATCACTTACGATGGAGATGTTGATCCTATTGCTACTCTCGGCGAGATCGAGAGTCTTGCCAGGTTGCACAAGCCGAAAATGGTAATCGTCAATTATCCATCCAATCCCACCGGTAGAGTGGCGAGCAAAGAGTATTATGAGAGGCTCTCCGAGCTTTCGTGTAAATACGGTTTTGTTGTGATGAGCGATCTCGCTTACTCGGAAATCGCCTTTGACGGTCTGGAAGTGAACAGTTACTTCGAAGCACAACAGAATCTGGAACTTGGGCTGGAGTACTTCGCCTTCTCAAAGACCTATAACATGGCCGGATGGAGAGTTGGGGCGATAGTGGCCGAGAAACGTCTTCTGGACGCAGTGAAACTTTACAAATCGAAGATCGACTCAAATGTCTTTTACCCTATACAGCTCGCCGCTGCGGCAGCTTTGAAGTCTACCCCCGATTCCTATTATCGTGAGCTCAGAGGAATATATCAGGGCAGGCGGGATGCGATTATTGAAGGTCTAAAGGCGTCGGGATTGACTTTCACCGCTCCACAGGGGGCGATGTATGTATGGGTTTCCACTCCGGAAGGCACTGATCCCTGGAGTTTCACCGAAAAACTATACAGAGAATACGGTATTCTCGTTGTTCCTGGAACCGCTTATGGTGCTAACGGTTCTAGGAAGGTTAGAATGGGCCTGGTACAGGAGCTTGAAGTAATGAAAGAGGCGGCCAGAAGATTGGCAGAAGGGAGATCATGGTGA
- a CDS encoding amino acid ABC transporter permease, with product MQDISLLQQIFRLGVAFLNNLAFLPFVLGIGIVLGIAIALIRFHRIPVASQLLAIVVEIIRGSPFLIIVYAIYFALPYVGIELGAFQTGIVVLSVTATAYLSEVFRSGLMSLDKGQFEAAEALGMNYFQKLMHVVLPQIIKSTMPSIVGQIVMTIKDTSIVSLVGMVEIVRTSRQIMQLTLSPFTAFSIVSMFFILVCYPLIVVSKKLEGGSNR from the coding sequence ATGCAAGACATATCTTTATTGCAGCAAATATTCAGACTCGGAGTTGCCTTCCTCAATAACCTGGCTTTCCTTCCATTCGTTCTGGGTATCGGTATAGTGCTGGGAATTGCGATCGCCCTGATTCGCTTCCATCGAATCCCCGTCGCATCGCAACTTCTAGCCATTGTTGTAGAGATAATCAGGGGATCGCCCTTCTTGATAATCGTCTATGCTATCTACTTTGCGCTGCCGTACGTTGGAATTGAATTGGGCGCGTTTCAGACGGGAATAGTCGTTCTTTCAGTTACGGCAACGGCATATCTTTCAGAGGTCTTCAGAAGCGGTCTTATGTCTCTAGATAAAGGGCAGTTTGAAGCGGCCGAAGCTCTTGGAATGAACTACTTTCAAAAACTGATGCATGTAGTTTTGCCTCAGATCATAAAGAGTACCATGCCGTCAATTGTCGGCCAGATAGTAATGACAATAAAGGACACTTCGATTGTCTCACTCGTCGGAATGGTTGAGATCGTAAGAACCTCCAGACAGATAATGCAGTTGACTCTAAGTCCTTTTACGGCATTCAGTATTGTGTCTATGTTCTTCATACTTGTGTGCTATCCGCTAATTGTCGTATCTAAAAAACTAGAGGGAGGGAGTAACAGATGA
- a CDS encoding amino acid ABC transporter permease — protein MLDMRMISQYLPDFFEALLETLKVAALSGVFSLLIGTVVGILSTMKSKFAIIPVGIYTGFIRSTPLLVQLYFVHYGLPITGLMLTSFQSAIVAFSLNSGAYISEIVRGGLNSIDRGQTEASKALGLSWFQTMRKVILPQVFRSILPPLISQFSYLIKDTSLAAVLVIPELTYTARKIAARTYMPFESFGVPMLMYFGIYLILALLSGIISRNQKSGQSDAKRWFGFKKVV, from the coding sequence ATGCTTGACATGAGAATGATCTCACAGTATCTCCCTGACTTTTTTGAGGCCTTATTGGAAACATTAAAGGTAGCGGCCCTGAGCGGTGTCTTTTCACTTCTAATAGGAACAGTGGTAGGAATACTATCAACAATGAAATCGAAGTTCGCCATTATTCCCGTAGGAATATACACTGGATTCATCAGGTCGACGCCTCTGCTTGTGCAGTTGTACTTCGTCCACTATGGCCTTCCAATTACCGGTCTGATGTTAACTTCCTTTCAGAGCGCCATAGTTGCGTTTTCTCTGAACAGCGGCGCCTATATATCTGAGATAGTACGTGGCGGTCTCAACTCAATTGACAGAGGACAGACAGAAGCCTCAAAGGCTCTCGGTTTGTCGTGGTTCCAGACGATGCGAAAGGTAATCTTGCCGCAAGTTTTTAGAAGTATTCTGCCACCACTGATCAGCCAATTCTCGTATTTGATAAAAGACACAAGTCTTGCGGCAGTTCTTGTTATCCCCGAGCTTACTTATACTGCTCGAAAGATTGCCGCGAGAACCTATATGCCATTCGAATCATTCGGTGTACCGATGCTTATGTACTTTGGAATATATCTGATTCTTGCTCTTTTAAGCGGTATTATAAGCAGAAATCAGAAGTCGGGACAATCGGATGCGAAGCGATGGTTCGGTTTTAAGAAGGTGGTATGA